Proteins encoded within one genomic window of Citricoccus muralis:
- a CDS encoding IS1634 family transposase: MGLFVRKVKTASGATAVQIAHTKRGIQKIVEHIGSGHTDAEIAALVHIAKTKIAGDQEELDLELPSTPDQPGAQPSVALIGPRGTGSSAQLLWNVLEDAYQHLGFTGVGNTVFQKLVLARLIEPTSKTDTIRVLEELGVKAPSLRTIWRTLAESISQDWRDGFSRAAYAHALKTAGHAGLSVVLYDVTTLYFDANDEDELRKVGMSKERRVDPQIVVGLLVDREGFPLEIHCFEGNKAETLTLVPVLRSFQDRHQVKDLVVVADAGMLSAANLNALEDAGFSFIVGSRITKAPYDLAEHFDRHGTYFTDGQVLESSRTMGTGTNARARRVVYHYSFQREKRDNYSLNKQIEKAEKVASGARPVRKDRFVKLTGKKPGVDWALVERARQLLGLKGYVTNISPQVLEGGAVVAAYHDLWKVEKSFRMAKSDLRARPMFHHQRDSIEAHLTIVFCALAVARHLQAVTGVSIKKLVQALRPLRTVTIDINGQQLTAAPSIPADAQKLLDSLVSKTTH; the protein is encoded by the coding sequence GTGGGCTTGTTCGTGCGGAAAGTGAAGACCGCTTCAGGAGCGACCGCGGTCCAGATTGCTCATACCAAGCGCGGGATCCAGAAGATCGTAGAACACATCGGCTCCGGGCATACTGATGCCGAGATCGCCGCACTGGTTCATATCGCGAAAACCAAGATCGCAGGGGATCAAGAAGAACTCGACCTCGAACTTCCCAGCACCCCGGACCAACCGGGTGCTCAGCCCAGCGTTGCGCTCATCGGGCCGAGGGGGACGGGTTCCTCAGCTCAACTGCTGTGGAACGTGTTGGAGGACGCGTATCAGCATCTGGGCTTCACCGGGGTGGGGAACACGGTGTTCCAGAAGCTGGTGTTAGCCCGACTGATCGAGCCGACCTCGAAAACGGACACGATCCGTGTCCTGGAAGAACTCGGCGTGAAGGCCCCGTCATTGCGCACGATCTGGCGTACCCTGGCTGAATCCATTAGCCAGGACTGGCGGGATGGGTTCAGCCGGGCAGCCTACGCACACGCCCTGAAGACCGCAGGCCATGCTGGCTTGTCTGTGGTGCTTTATGACGTCACGACCTTGTACTTCGACGCCAATGACGAAGACGAGCTACGCAAAGTCGGGATGAGTAAAGAACGCAGAGTCGATCCACAGATCGTGGTCGGGTTACTGGTGGATCGTGAGGGGTTCCCTTTAGAGATCCACTGTTTCGAAGGCAACAAGGCCGAGACCTTGACCCTGGTCCCGGTGCTGCGGTCTTTCCAAGACCGTCACCAGGTCAAGGATCTGGTGGTCGTCGCTGATGCGGGGATGCTCTCAGCAGCCAACCTCAATGCTTTGGAGGATGCGGGGTTCTCTTTCATTGTCGGCTCGAGGATCACGAAAGCCCCGTATGACCTGGCGGAGCATTTCGACCGTCATGGCACTTACTTCACCGACGGGCAGGTCCTGGAATCATCACGCACCATGGGTACCGGCACTAATGCCAGGGCGCGCAGGGTGGTGTATCACTACTCGTTCCAGCGTGAGAAGCGCGATAACTACTCGTTGAATAAGCAGATCGAGAAAGCAGAGAAAGTCGCCTCCGGGGCCCGGCCAGTGCGCAAGGACCGGTTCGTGAAACTCACCGGGAAGAAACCCGGGGTGGATTGGGCGCTGGTCGAGCGAGCCAGACAGCTACTGGGTTTGAAAGGCTACGTGACGAATATTAGCCCGCAGGTCTTGGAGGGTGGCGCAGTGGTTGCTGCGTATCACGATCTGTGGAAGGTCGAGAAGTCATTCCGGATGGCGAAGAGCGATCTCCGTGCCCGGCCGATGTTCCATCATCAGCGGGACTCGATCGAGGCGCACTTGACGATCGTGTTCTGCGCGCTGGCCGTAGCTCGTCACCTGCAAGCAGTGACTGGGGTGAGTATCAAGAAACTCGTGCAAGCGCTGAGACCTTTGCGGACGGTCACGATTGATATCAATGGGCAACAGCTCACCGCGGCTCCGTCCATCCCCGCAGACGCCCAGAAACTGCTCGACTCGTTGGTCTCAAAAACTACGCACTAA
- a CDS encoding AAA family ATPase, translating to MAELEEALVEWAARLPLWQRDLLRRVAEGEVLSYDVVESLKDAVLNESINASLPWYKPPELPKQLELVPLTADNLQRASSSEPPTALTRIHHLDGVNSLAPGASLEFSPDSGLTIIAGLNGTGKSGYTRIIKQVAHTRVPDTILPNAFKVDITPSAVVHYQLGDKEGAEFTWSHGEECTSGDLRRIRVFDTLEAAKLVGSSNDVAYVPPALDILSDFTSALTQLGDKIGELLQKTELKQRTFDQLDSGKGREILERLGTEAGRRKLLELKPLTDEELKEIKELPAQISRITSSSPAKLASQHSSRSSQIRSLESHVKEIDGNFGPVAIEKLAVVRGQLSAAENAAEAQALASSSAELGPVETAEWKQLWEAAAEFSLQHCDTAFPHEVAGKDCPLCGQAISEDAQERAQRIKAFLEGEAQKTVDAARETWKEALLKISSVNLDVLTEERTQLLKSLDADTELASIKTLVGNARLISQDIDASKSLSSSDERSAEISRLCRDVLETLAKYRSNEDAEAERLRVAEEDASLVASLRDRQDSLTLQKRLLEVQQELGREHDLRIWIDLLKAAKKSCGTGSVSRKHGELARDYVEKVCGKFESEARNLGIDRVPVELIYDKTSKGTSYVKVSLKGSDLAPSEVLSEGEQRVAAIAGFFADLTESGDKSTLVFDDPTSSLDQEFRTDVAKRLIQEAEERQVLVFTHDFTFVQYLFEEKRTIDLARGAKGLSPTGEFGYLHINRAPHGAGVVTSESEWRHATVSKTVGRIRQRIQNIRKLYKSGDPVAYRNEASDIASSIRVAWEALVEEVLLHGVVTRHERAVKTQQLHRVLALEERDVMAVNLGMTIESRFMNGHRAPTGDGTRPLNPGELEVEIDNLEEVRKRHHK from the coding sequence TTGGCTGAGCTGGAAGAAGCACTCGTTGAATGGGCCGCTAGGCTTCCCCTCTGGCAGCGCGACCTATTGCGTCGCGTAGCTGAGGGGGAAGTTCTTTCGTATGATGTTGTTGAATCACTCAAGGACGCAGTTCTCAATGAGTCCATCAATGCGAGCCTGCCTTGGTATAAACCTCCGGAACTCCCTAAGCAACTGGAACTTGTGCCACTCACCGCAGATAATCTGCAGCGAGCTTCTAGTAGCGAGCCTCCGACGGCGTTGACTCGAATACACCATCTGGATGGGGTAAACAGTTTAGCGCCCGGGGCATCTCTAGAATTTTCGCCTGACTCAGGGCTCACAATCATTGCCGGACTTAACGGTACCGGGAAGTCCGGATATACCCGGATCATCAAACAGGTTGCTCATACGAGAGTTCCGGACACTATTCTTCCTAACGCTTTCAAAGTAGACATCACACCCAGTGCCGTCGTGCATTATCAACTCGGTGATAAGGAGGGCGCTGAGTTTACATGGAGCCATGGTGAAGAATGCACCTCAGGCGATCTGCGACGGATCAGAGTCTTCGACACACTAGAAGCCGCCAAGCTTGTTGGATCCTCGAACGACGTGGCCTATGTTCCGCCCGCATTGGATATTCTGAGTGATTTCACCTCAGCGCTTACTCAGCTAGGAGATAAGATCGGCGAATTGCTCCAGAAAACGGAGCTGAAGCAGCGCACATTCGACCAACTAGATTCAGGTAAAGGGCGTGAGATACTTGAGCGTCTCGGGACGGAAGCTGGTCGCCGTAAACTGCTGGAACTGAAGCCATTAACCGATGAGGAACTAAAGGAAATTAAGGAACTCCCGGCGCAGATTAGCAGGATCACTTCGAGCAGTCCTGCGAAGCTCGCAAGTCAACATTCGTCTAGATCAAGTCAAATTCGATCACTCGAATCTCATGTTAAGGAGATTGACGGAAACTTCGGTCCCGTCGCGATTGAGAAGTTAGCGGTAGTTAGGGGACAGCTCTCTGCAGCCGAGAATGCTGCAGAAGCCCAAGCCTTGGCCTCAAGTAGTGCAGAGCTTGGGCCGGTGGAGACCGCAGAATGGAAACAGCTGTGGGAGGCTGCTGCTGAATTCTCGCTGCAGCACTGCGATACTGCTTTCCCTCACGAGGTTGCAGGAAAAGACTGCCCTCTTTGTGGACAAGCCATCTCCGAAGATGCTCAGGAACGCGCTCAGAGAATCAAGGCCTTTTTGGAGGGCGAGGCCCAGAAGACAGTAGACGCTGCGCGGGAAACTTGGAAAGAGGCACTTCTAAAGATATCGTCAGTGAACTTAGATGTGCTCACAGAGGAGCGCACCCAACTTCTGAAGTCCCTTGATGCGGACACAGAGTTGGCTTCGATTAAAACCCTGGTAGGGAACGCCCGTCTAATCAGTCAAGATATTGATGCATCCAAATCCTTGAGTAGTAGTGACGAAAGATCGGCAGAGATTTCTCGTCTCTGCCGGGATGTACTCGAGACCCTTGCGAAATACCGATCGAACGAGGATGCGGAAGCCGAACGATTGAGAGTTGCTGAAGAAGACGCAAGCCTCGTTGCTAGCCTCAGAGACCGGCAAGATTCCTTAACTCTGCAGAAGCGTCTCCTCGAAGTGCAGCAAGAGTTAGGGCGCGAACATGATCTGCGTATATGGATTGATTTACTGAAAGCAGCGAAGAAATCGTGTGGTACTGGCTCCGTGAGTCGAAAGCACGGTGAGTTAGCGAGGGATTACGTCGAAAAAGTTTGCGGTAAATTTGAGTCTGAGGCACGAAACCTCGGTATTGACCGTGTACCTGTAGAACTTATCTATGATAAGACCTCTAAAGGAACCAGCTACGTTAAAGTCTCTCTCAAGGGGTCAGATCTAGCTCCGAGTGAAGTGCTCAGCGAAGGAGAGCAACGGGTTGCCGCTATCGCAGGATTCTTTGCTGATCTCACTGAGTCGGGGGATAAATCGACACTTGTATTTGACGACCCTACTTCTAGCCTTGATCAAGAGTTCCGTACTGACGTCGCCAAGCGACTTATCCAAGAAGCGGAAGAACGTCAGGTGCTTGTATTCACTCACGACTTCACGTTCGTTCAATACCTTTTCGAAGAGAAGAGAACGATAGACCTGGCGCGAGGAGCAAAGGGCCTAAGTCCAACTGGCGAGTTTGGCTACCTGCATATAAATAGGGCTCCGCATGGAGCTGGTGTGGTTACTTCTGAGTCTGAGTGGCGTCATGCCACTGTCTCCAAAACAGTTGGGAGAATTAGGCAGCGTATTCAAAATATCCGAAAGCTATATAAAAGTGGCGACCCTGTGGCATATAGGAATGAGGCGAGTGACATAGCCAGTTCCATCCGCGTCGCGTGGGAAGCTTTAGTGGAGGAGGTCTTGTTGCACGGTGTCGTTACAAGACACGAACGTGCCGTGAAGACTCAGCAACTCCACCGTGTTCTTGCGCTTGAGGAGCGTGACGTAATGGCAGTTAACCTCGGAATGACCATTGAATCTCGATTCATGAATGGACACCGAGCGCCGACTGGTGACGGTACTCGGCCGCTTAATCCAGGCGAACTAGAAGTCGAGATCGACAATCTCGAAGAGGTCAGGAAGCGGCACCATAAATGA
- a CDS encoding polyprenyl synthetase family protein: MSVSKADFLDAVSTELAHVIEHRVSTSGSDRMVQMWQRIGRMIEGGKRSRPALVHLGFRTFDGRSDAPVVKLGCAVELLHTAFVVHDDVIDRDFIRRGGPTLSAEYRDDALEMRQNRRDAEHVGHSAGVLAGDVLLAEAIRLVHESVRHEPAGLEIVEAFHSAILSSAAGELDDVLFATGVGDPNLDRVLQMHRLKTAAYSFEAPLRIGAMLAGAPSDTAAQLAEAGAHLGIGYQIIDDVLGTFGDPDASGKPVDSDLRERKFTVLIALLQDIPEAEPVVRAWRDGEDPIDVMRTALTTYGIEQRARMVAQLCCDRARAGLETLPLTEQARAEFDVVIDDLQRRGA; the protein is encoded by the coding sequence ATGTCCGTCTCCAAGGCCGACTTCCTCGACGCGGTCTCCACCGAACTGGCGCACGTGATTGAGCACAGAGTGTCCACCTCAGGGTCGGACCGGATGGTCCAGATGTGGCAGAGGATCGGGCGCATGATCGAGGGTGGTAAGCGGTCCCGGCCGGCCCTGGTGCACTTGGGGTTTCGCACCTTCGACGGCCGGAGTGACGCACCAGTGGTCAAGCTGGGCTGTGCTGTCGAGTTGCTGCACACCGCCTTCGTCGTCCACGATGACGTCATCGATCGCGATTTCATACGTCGAGGTGGCCCCACCCTGTCTGCGGAATACCGTGACGACGCACTGGAAATGAGACAGAATCGCCGCGACGCCGAACACGTTGGCCATTCAGCCGGTGTGCTCGCGGGAGATGTCTTGCTTGCGGAGGCGATCCGCCTGGTGCATGAGTCCGTACGTCATGAACCCGCGGGACTGGAGATTGTTGAGGCCTTCCACTCAGCGATCCTGAGCTCAGCTGCTGGTGAGCTAGACGATGTGCTCTTCGCCACCGGTGTGGGTGACCCAAACCTGGATCGAGTGCTGCAGATGCATCGGTTGAAGACTGCTGCCTACTCGTTTGAAGCCCCACTGCGCATCGGGGCGATGCTGGCTGGCGCTCCTTCAGACACTGCTGCTCAGTTGGCGGAAGCCGGTGCTCATCTGGGCATCGGATATCAGATTATTGATGACGTGCTCGGTACCTTTGGCGACCCCGATGCCTCCGGAAAGCCTGTCGATTCCGACCTGCGGGAGCGAAAATTCACGGTACTCATCGCCCTGCTCCAGGACATTCCGGAAGCGGAGCCAGTGGTCCGGGCGTGGCGGGATGGCGAGGACCCGATAGACGTGATGCGCACCGCGCTGACCACGTACGGCATCGAGCAACGCGCCCGCATGGTGGCCCAGCTGTGCTGCGACCGAGCCCGGGCCGGACTGGAGACGCTCCCGTTGACGGAACAGGCCCGTGCTGAGTTCGACGTCGTCATAGATGACCTTCAGCGGCGAGGGGCATGA
- a CDS encoding DUF2188 domain-containing protein, translating into MAKADYTVYRDGDDWVAKGVGNQRASARTSTQQAAYDKAWGYSNNAGGGEVTIAGVDGKFRAKHTIPPAKDPRNIPG; encoded by the coding sequence ATGGCAAAGGCCGATTACACCGTTTACAGAGACGGAGACGACTGGGTGGCGAAGGGCGTGGGCAACCAACGTGCTTCTGCCCGGACCAGCACTCAGCAGGCCGCCTACGACAAGGCGTGGGGCTACTCGAACAATGCTGGCGGTGGCGAAGTCACCATCGCGGGCGTCGACGGGAAGTTCCGCGCTAAGCACACCATCCCGCCCGCCAAGGATCCCCGGAACATTCCGGGCTGA
- a CDS encoding transposase, translating into MVRYSDDFRRKVIAAARESHEPRSQVARKFGVTPATLNNWLSTFYAENPQELEADNQALRDEHALLLAEQEELRNQLPWLR; encoded by the coding sequence ATGGTTCGCTACTCCGACGACTTCCGGCGTAAGGTCATCGCCGCTGCTCGGGAGAGTCACGAACCGCGTTCCCAGGTTGCCCGGAAGTTCGGCGTTACGCCTGCGACGCTGAACAACTGGCTCAGCACGTTCTACGCGGAGAACCCGCAGGAGCTGGAAGCGGACAACCAGGCATTGCGCGATGAGCACGCGCTGCTACTGGCAGAGCAGGAAGAACTGCGGAATCAGCTGCCATGGCTCCGGTAA
- a CDS encoding site-specific DNA-methyltransferase produces MSKSLLEQLPHIVAAGKRQAAQVLEQLEGKNRVSLQTRELVIPSKDTSAADLFASASQSSGITGTGGGTPNRLIYGDNLLAMAALLAGNDSTPSLRGKLDLIYIDPPFDSKADYRTQIRLPGATLNQKPTVLEQFAYSDTWADGTASYLAMLTSRAILMRELLADNGTMWVHLDWHVGHYAKIVLDEIFGRKSFLNEVVWKRKFGNAAESRRLGSAYDTLFVYAKDDQDYFFNPVREKNSDHVKQYIESRFTRKDADGPHAGRRWMPYPLANPGDPTENLVYEYKGYSPPAKGWRMVREKLEALDRDGRIYFPAKHDQRLQEKKFLDEYEGQPVNSLWQDIFVINSQAREAVDYDTQKPEALLERIIRISCPEGGLVGDFFSGSGTTAAVAEKMGRSWIASDLGKPATMIARKRLIDQDAKPFLYQAIGDYQVEQARSTLGRKFRVGDLAQVVLNLFGAVPLAAEENVNNSLGRLPNTKTLVFTDSPSKMTTVSTLRRAQGYRDSKLGGFEKVIVLGWNFSAGIGQDIQDLNDPNLEVLVIPPDLLDRIKKKGADKLAGQVRFSSLQYLEATVPAREVSGSDELLTVDLKNYVLLSPEAINLDDKNRSALQQVMNEDPLALIEYWAVDPDYDGEVFRSVWQDYRGNTENNDDPLRVVTQAQVQVPRAPGPRRVCVRAVDVFGFESEVIVDAVEVSA; encoded by the coding sequence ATGAGCAAGTCATTACTGGAGCAGTTGCCGCATATCGTCGCGGCAGGCAAGAGGCAAGCCGCACAGGTTCTAGAGCAGCTGGAGGGCAAGAACCGTGTGTCGCTGCAGACGCGTGAGCTCGTCATTCCATCCAAGGACACCAGTGCCGCAGACCTGTTCGCGAGCGCAAGTCAGTCGAGTGGAATAACGGGCACAGGCGGGGGGACTCCCAATCGCCTAATTTATGGCGACAACCTCCTGGCGATGGCCGCCCTGCTGGCAGGAAACGACTCCACTCCGAGCTTGCGCGGCAAGCTAGATCTCATCTATATCGATCCACCGTTCGATTCCAAGGCAGATTACCGAACACAGATCAGGCTCCCTGGCGCGACGCTCAACCAGAAGCCGACGGTGCTGGAGCAGTTTGCCTACTCTGACACTTGGGCGGACGGGACTGCGTCGTATCTTGCGATGCTTACGAGCCGGGCCATTTTGATGCGCGAGCTACTTGCCGACAATGGGACGATGTGGGTGCACCTGGACTGGCATGTTGGGCATTACGCCAAAATCGTCCTAGATGAAATATTCGGAAGAAAGTCGTTTCTGAATGAAGTTGTTTGGAAGCGGAAGTTTGGTAATGCTGCAGAGTCGAGAAGGCTGGGATCTGCATACGACACTTTGTTCGTCTATGCCAAGGACGACCAAGACTATTTCTTCAACCCGGTAAGAGAAAAGAACTCGGATCATGTAAAGCAGTACATCGAATCGCGCTTCACTCGTAAGGATGCTGACGGGCCGCACGCTGGGCGGCGCTGGATGCCATACCCTCTTGCTAACCCGGGTGACCCTACAGAGAACCTCGTCTACGAGTACAAAGGCTATAGTCCTCCGGCTAAAGGGTGGCGTATGGTCCGAGAGAAGCTCGAGGCTCTTGATCGTGACGGTCGGATCTACTTTCCGGCAAAGCACGACCAACGACTTCAAGAGAAGAAATTCCTTGACGAGTACGAGGGCCAGCCGGTCAACTCCTTGTGGCAGGACATCTTCGTCATTAACTCTCAAGCGCGAGAGGCCGTTGATTATGATACCCAGAAGCCAGAAGCCCTACTTGAACGAATAATTAGGATTTCATGTCCCGAGGGTGGTCTTGTCGGTGACTTTTTCTCGGGTTCGGGAACTACTGCTGCTGTGGCAGAAAAGATGGGCAGAAGCTGGATTGCAAGTGATCTAGGGAAGCCAGCGACGATGATCGCCCGTAAGCGTCTCATCGATCAGGACGCTAAACCTTTCCTTTACCAAGCCATTGGTGACTACCAGGTGGAGCAGGCCCGCTCAACGCTTGGCCGCAAGTTCCGCGTGGGTGACCTGGCGCAGGTGGTGCTCAATCTATTCGGCGCCGTGCCGCTGGCTGCTGAGGAGAATGTCAACAACAGCCTAGGACGGCTGCCGAATACCAAGACGCTCGTCTTCACGGACAGCCCGTCGAAGATGACGACAGTCTCTACACTTCGCCGCGCCCAGGGCTATCGAGACTCCAAGCTCGGCGGCTTCGAGAAGGTCATCGTGCTGGGGTGGAACTTCTCTGCCGGTATCGGACAAGACATTCAGGATTTGAATGATCCGAACCTCGAAGTGCTGGTGATTCCGCCAGACCTTCTGGATCGCATCAAGAAGAAGGGTGCAGACAAGCTTGCTGGACAGGTCCGGTTCTCTAGCCTTCAGTACCTGGAGGCAACGGTCCCAGCGCGTGAGGTGTCGGGTTCGGATGAGCTCCTCACCGTGGATCTAAAGAACTACGTACTGCTGTCACCGGAAGCGATCAACTTGGACGACAAGAACCGCTCTGCCCTGCAGCAGGTCATGAACGAGGACCCGCTGGCGCTCATTGAGTACTGGGCCGTCGATCCGGACTACGACGGTGAAGTGTTCCGCTCTGTTTGGCAGGACTATCGCGGCAATACAGAAAACAACGACGATCCGCTGCGCGTGGTGACTCAGGCGCAGGTGCAAGTGCCGCGCGCCCCGGGACCACGACGAGTGTGCGTACGAGCTGTCGATGTCTTCGGCTTTGAGTCCGAAGTCATCGTCGACGCTGTGGAGGTGTCGGCATGA
- a CDS encoding DEAD/DEAH box helicase family protein: MSKALDNFPLATGLSRLVTPHIDDLVAGRDPEFLHQVTPTTAELLKFWFQQDYCDIRQLNFHEGQRAAILHVIYAHEVLGVTRLQDLYEAVARDAMLDGGVLGEVTRDRHQHPKYAAKMATGTGKTWVLNALLVWQYLNKVAAPDDSRFTSNFLLVAPGLIVYDRLLDSFQGKMVDGERDFSTSDIYKQSDLFIPENYRTQVFGFLRSSTVTKHDIGRKVTGGGLVAITNWHLLAGVEDPNFVDEDEDDAVTAPGEEVDAKKAASSFLPLTPGTASGNALETLDRRFARGGPLQALVDLPDLMVFNDEAHHIHEVKKAEEVTDVEWQKSLLEIAATKGSKFIQMDFSATPYNEVGSARNRKKQYFPHIVVDFDLTRAMRAGLVKSLALDKRKEVAALPLNFKAERDEQNKVSGLSDGQRTMLRAGLRKLQILENQFADVDPDKHPKLLVVCEDTAVTPHVEEFLLAEGLAQDDVLRIDSNKKGELKPKEWEPVRERLFNVDRHSQPRVIVSVLMLREGFDVNNICVIVPLRASQASILLEQTVGRGLRLMWRGNPAIDEKKQETRDRIAQRLEPTNFFDVLFVVEHPAFSEFYDELLDAGVAGEVDDDADDTPATGDVMNVDLRQGYQAYDFEVPIVIREADEELQAPVLNPRTFQKSKYQLDWLLQQVGEGDRFASHDAETGLQYGDYRVDGGVMTATGYNDYLSRMTTRISEAMSRNITKSAKQYKEFSRFPLMQTFRPHLAGWIDTYIRHRMFGEEFDPMENENWRVLLIEDVAHDIAGQFATRLTELESNQTSTDWLVDHRWTSEVKTIPVSLAGSIEVTKCIFPRQPFPLRGGGLERQFMEWLDQDTAVEAFIKVHEYRHDFVRRPYLKADGMPGQYSPDFLVRTDTDVYVVETKAQSALSDENVKRKKRAALDWCEKLNELPEEERDSRTWSYVLLGEKTVKDWRDKGATPVELLEFARLRPIDTATRQRLL; encoded by the coding sequence ATGAGTAAGGCCCTCGATAATTTCCCACTGGCTACTGGCCTCTCCCGGCTAGTGACCCCGCACATTGATGATCTGGTTGCCGGTCGTGACCCGGAGTTTCTCCATCAAGTCACGCCGACAACTGCAGAGTTGCTGAAGTTCTGGTTTCAGCAGGATTACTGCGATATCCGGCAGCTGAACTTCCATGAGGGGCAGCGTGCGGCGATTCTGCATGTGATCTATGCCCATGAAGTGTTGGGTGTGACGCGCCTGCAGGATCTCTATGAAGCGGTTGCCCGCGATGCGATGCTTGACGGCGGTGTTCTCGGTGAAGTTACCCGTGACCGGCACCAGCATCCGAAGTATGCCGCGAAGATGGCCACCGGTACTGGTAAGACCTGGGTGCTCAACGCCCTGTTGGTCTGGCAGTACCTGAATAAGGTCGCTGCGCCGGACGACTCTCGCTTCACCAGTAACTTCCTACTGGTAGCCCCGGGCCTTATCGTCTACGACCGCCTGCTTGATTCATTCCAAGGCAAGATGGTTGACGGGGAGCGAGACTTCAGTACCAGTGACATCTATAAGCAGAGCGACCTGTTCATCCCAGAGAACTACCGCACGCAGGTCTTTGGCTTTTTGCGGTCCTCGACGGTGACAAAGCATGACATTGGTCGCAAAGTCACCGGCGGTGGCCTAGTTGCTATCACCAACTGGCACCTCCTTGCTGGAGTCGAGGATCCCAACTTCGTCGATGAAGATGAGGACGATGCCGTCACCGCCCCAGGGGAAGAGGTCGACGCGAAGAAGGCGGCATCTAGTTTCCTGCCACTGACACCGGGAACGGCATCAGGTAATGCACTGGAGACGCTCGACCGCCGATTCGCTCGAGGCGGTCCGCTGCAGGCGTTGGTGGACCTGCCCGACTTGATGGTCTTCAATGACGAGGCCCACCACATCCATGAAGTAAAGAAAGCGGAGGAAGTCACCGACGTCGAGTGGCAAAAGAGCCTACTGGAGATCGCTGCAACCAAGGGCTCAAAGTTCATTCAGATGGACTTCTCCGCCACCCCGTATAACGAGGTTGGTTCGGCACGGAACCGCAAGAAGCAGTATTTCCCCCATATCGTGGTGGACTTCGACCTTACCCGCGCTATGCGTGCAGGCTTGGTGAAGTCGCTGGCGCTGGATAAGCGCAAGGAAGTCGCCGCGCTGCCGCTGAACTTCAAGGCTGAGCGCGACGAGCAGAACAAGGTTTCAGGGCTCTCTGATGGTCAGCGGACTATGCTGCGCGCTGGGTTGCGCAAGCTCCAGATTCTGGAGAACCAGTTCGCCGATGTGGACCCGGATAAGCACCCGAAGCTGCTGGTGGTCTGTGAGGACACGGCAGTTACCCCACATGTTGAAGAGTTCCTCCTCGCTGAAGGACTGGCACAGGATGACGTCCTGCGCATCGACTCCAACAAGAAGGGCGAGCTGAAGCCCAAGGAATGGGAGCCGGTCCGCGAACGTCTTTTCAATGTGGATCGGCACAGCCAGCCAAGGGTCATCGTCTCCGTGCTGATGCTGCGCGAGGGCTTCGACGTCAATAACATCTGCGTCATCGTGCCGCTGCGCGCCTCTCAGGCTTCGATCCTGCTGGAACAGACAGTGGGGCGTGGTCTGCGCCTGATGTGGCGCGGCAACCCGGCCATCGATGAGAAGAAACAGGAGACCCGGGACCGCATCGCTCAGCGGCTTGAGCCGACGAATTTCTTCGATGTCCTTTTTGTCGTTGAGCACCCGGCGTTCTCTGAGTTCTACGATGAACTGCTGGACGCGGGCGTGGCCGGTGAAGTTGACGATGATGCCGACGACACTCCGGCAACTGGCGACGTCATGAATGTGGACCTTCGGCAGGGATACCAGGCCTACGACTTTGAAGTCCCTATCGTGATTCGGGAAGCGGACGAGGAACTACAGGCTCCTGTGCTGAATCCGAGGACCTTCCAGAAGAGCAAGTACCAGCTGGACTGGTTGCTGCAGCAGGTTGGCGAGGGAGACAGGTTCGCCTCACACGATGCTGAGACCGGGCTGCAGTACGGCGACTACCGTGTGGACGGCGGTGTCATGACCGCCACGGGGTATAACGACTACCTCTCGCGCATGACCACCCGTATCTCCGAGGCTATGTCTCGAAACATCACCAAGAGCGCCAAGCAATACAAGGAGTTCAGTCGCTTCCCGCTGATGCAGACCTTCCGTCCGCACCTTGCTGGATGGATCGACACCTACATTCGCCACCGCATGTTCGGCGAAGAGTTCGACCCGATGGAGAACGAGAACTGGCGCGTGCTACTGATTGAAGATGTAGCGCATGACATTGCGGGACAGTTCGCCACGCGGCTTACCGAGCTCGAGTCTAACCAGACTTCGACAGATTGGCTGGTAGATCATCGGTGGACCTCGGAAGTGAAGACGATCCCGGTCAGCTTGGCGGGGTCCATTGAGGTGACAAAGTGCATCTTCCCTCGACAGCCTTTCCCGCTGCGTGGCGGCGGTCTCGAGCGGCAGTTCATGGAGTGGCTCGACCAGGACACGGCAGTCGAGGCCTTCATCAAAGTGCATGAATACCGGCACGACTTCGTCCGTCGCCCCTACCTAAAAGCCGATGGCATGCCCGGGCAGTACTCACCGGACTTTCTGGTGCGCACAGACACCGATGTGTACGTGGTCGAGACAAAAGCGCAGTCGGCACTCAGCGACGAGAACGTAAAACGTAAGAAGCGAGCTGCTCTGGACTGGTGCGAGAAACTCAACGAGCTCCCCGAAGAGGAGCGCGACAGCCGGACTTGGTCCTACGTTCTACTTGGAGAGAAGACCGTCAAAGACTGGCGCGATAAGGGCGCGACACCAGTGGAGCTTTTGGAGTTCGCACGTTTGCGCCCGATAGATACTGCTACGAGGCAGCGTTTGCTGTAG